In Paracoccus jeotgali, the following are encoded in one genomic region:
- a CDS encoding Fic family protein, with product MRPESLTPTFFQDEPLPEGASLAGWAALVSAFGIPAPVRNPTCISERHVRGNVRADGIWQVYDKRYLPDATLEGHLSFALRHETIDLLILKRVFDGVPQQDIEAIVRATPTGAFSRRLWFFFETLTGRRLDLEDAPTVTAVPALDPAHYFTGKERFSQRHRVRDNLLGTGALCPVIRRTEKLEALISLDLAARAKETIGKTGGHVVARAASFMLLADSRASFEIEGERPPVNRLERWGRAVLEAGKRPLNQTEIYRLHRILIGDDRLTPIGYRDDGVFLGERDHSNDPLPEFIGARPEDVPDLMTALNDCNNRLRLTDAEEVDPVLQAAIIAFGFVYIHPLADGNGRLHRCLIHHVLAERKFTPPGMVFPVSSVMLDRIDDYRAVLQGHSASLMEHITWRATPTGNVEVLNDTADLYRFYDCTVEAEFLYDCVRKTIEEDLPREITYLRRHDAAMRGIMNRIEMPDALARQVILFVTQNDGRFPKRRRDRDPFDKLTDAEIAALEEIVTTAFSN from the coding sequence ATGAGACCCGAGAGCCTGACGCCCACCTTCTTCCAGGATGAGCCCCTTCCCGAAGGGGCCAGCCTCGCAGGTTGGGCCGCGCTGGTCTCCGCGTTCGGCATTCCTGCGCCGGTGCGCAACCCCACCTGCATCTCGGAGCGACATGTGCGCGGCAACGTCCGCGCGGATGGGATCTGGCAGGTCTATGACAAGCGATACCTGCCGGATGCGACGCTGGAGGGCCATCTCAGCTTTGCCCTTCGGCATGAGACCATCGACCTCCTGATCCTCAAGCGCGTGTTCGATGGCGTTCCACAACAGGACATCGAAGCGATTGTCCGCGCCACACCAACTGGCGCCTTCTCCCGGCGGCTGTGGTTCTTCTTCGAGACCCTGACGGGACGCAGGCTTGATCTCGAGGATGCGCCAACCGTCACGGCGGTCCCGGCTCTGGACCCCGCCCACTATTTCACCGGCAAGGAGCGCTTCTCGCAGCGCCACCGCGTCCGGGACAATCTGCTTGGCACCGGTGCCCTCTGCCCGGTGATCCGCCGCACCGAGAAGCTCGAGGCGTTGATCTCGCTCGATCTGGCCGCGCGGGCCAAGGAGACCATCGGCAAGACAGGCGGCCATGTCGTGGCGCGCGCGGCGAGCTTCATGCTGCTGGCCGACAGCCGCGCAAGCTTCGAGATCGAAGGCGAGCGCCCGCCCGTCAACCGCCTGGAACGCTGGGGACGCGCCGTGCTAGAGGCCGGAAAGCGCCCCCTCAATCAGACCGAGATCTACCGTCTGCACCGCATCCTGATCGGCGACGATCGCCTGACCCCGATCGGCTATCGCGACGACGGGGTCTTTCTGGGCGAACGGGACCACAGCAACGACCCCTTGCCCGAGTTCATCGGCGCGCGGCCCGAGGATGTTCCCGACCTCATGACGGCGCTGAACGACTGCAACAACCGGCTCCGTCTGACCGATGCCGAAGAGGTCGATCCCGTCCTGCAGGCCGCCATCATCGCCTTCGGCTTCGTCTATATCCACCCGCTGGCAGACGGGAATGGTCGCCTGCACCGCTGCCTGATCCATCACGTTCTCGCCGAGCGGAAGTTCACGCCACCCGGGATGGTCTTCCCGGTCTCGTCCGTGATGCTCGACCGCATCGACGATTATCGGGCGGTTCTGCAAGGTCACTCCGCCTCGCTGATGGAGCACATCACGTGGCGCGCAACGCCCACCGGCAATGTCGAGGTGCTGAACGACACGGCCGATCTCTATCGCTTCTACGACTGCACAGTGGAGGCCGAATTCCTCTATGACTGCGTGCGCAAGACCATCGAGGAGGATCTCCCGCGCGAGATCACCTATCTCAGGCGTCACGACGCGGCGATGCGCGGCATCATGAACCGCATCGAGATGCCGGACGCTCTGGCACGGCAGGTGATCCTGTTCGTCACCCAGAATGACGGGCGGTTCCCGAAGCGCAGGCGAGACCGCGACCCCTTCGACAAACTCACCGATGCCGAGATCGCCGCCCTGGAGGAGATCGTGACGACGGCCTTCTCGAATTGA